GCTTTCTCCTACTTCAAGTGCAGTGAATACTTTAATGATGGGTGATGCGTTAACAATGGCCCTTATGAGGCACAGAGGTTTTAGTTTAGAACAATTTGCTCGATCTCATCCAGGAGGTAGATTAGGGGCTCAATTATTAAATTGTGTGCATCATTTGATGCGTACTGGAGAGCAAATTTCGAAAGTTTTTTTGAAAGTTACGGTAATGGATGCTATGTTTGAATTGAGTCGTACTGGACTCGGATTAACTGCTGTATGTGACAATCATAATTGCGTTACAGGAGTATTTACCGATGGAGATTTAAGACGTTGGATGGTACAAGGCAAATCTCTCGACGCCCCTGTTGATATTGCCATGACTAAACCTGGATATCGTATTCCAAGAGAATGGAGGGCAAGTGTAGCATTAAAAGCTTTGCATCATCGAAAAATTACCGCAGCACCAGTAGTAGATAAATTAGGAAGATTAGTAGGATCAATTAATATGCATGATTTACATCAAGCTGGAATAGAGTAAATAATTGTAAGTGTATCGGTAGCATAAGATACGATCAACTGAGCACTACATGAATTTTAATTAAAAGTGATTCCTCTAATTAATACTATCATTTGGCTCCCCTGACTGGGATCGAACCAGTGACATACGGATTAACAGTCCGCTGTTCTACCAACTGAACTACAGAGGAACCAATAATATATAATTATGTCATTTTATAGGGATATGCGAAATAATACAAGTATTTAATGATAATCAATTTCGTTTGATAAAGTATTTATAATATACGAAAGATAATGTTTTTATGCACATTACATATGGTTATATTAATAACTTAGGATTATATATGGGGATTGATTCTTTTTGAGAAGGGGTAAATAATGAACTTGTATGATTATGATCTTACATGTAAGAGGTATGTCGACAAATATTATCTTATGTTAAAGAATATGTGATATTTTAGTGAGAAAATTTATTGAATAAGGGAGAGATGCCGGAGTGGTTGAACGGAGCGGTTTCGAAAACCGTTTTAAAGAAATGATATCTTTCAAGGGTTCGAATCCCTTTCTCTCCGTTATTTGGAATATATAATACTGTATTGTATGACATTTTTAATGTACTGATTATATAGCAACAATATAATAAAATTGTATTTGTTGAAGGTTTCGTATCTCTCGTATGATTATTTATATATAATTGAAAATTATTAAATAATTAATAATAATGTTTCGTAATCATTAAAATGATTACTGGTGTTCTAATGTATATATGTAATTATTGCGCTATATTTCAGTAAATGCAAAGTTACTCATATTATATGTTTTTTTGAGATAATATGAAAAGATCATGTCCAGTGATAGTATAATGATCAACTGTTATTGATAACACAGTTTAATAGTTAATTTTTAATTTTTGAAATATATGATTATAGTAATGCCATTTGCAAAAATACTGAATTTTACAAAAACTGGTGTACATGATTGTGGCGGTGAGGAAGGGATTCGAACCCTTGATACATAAGGTTTTGTATGTATACATGCTTTCCAGGCATGCTCCTTAAGCCACTCGGACACCTCACCATATTGTTGCGCAATAATAACAAAGAACACTAAAAATAAATAATTATAAAACAATGTATTTGATTGAGTTCAAGTATGATTAATCAAATTGCTTCATGGTTGATGAGTAATGTTAATCATTATGTATATGTTTTTTGTTTAGATATAATTAAAATTGTTTATATCTATTGTAAGTTTTAGTAGTCTATAGAATAGGTAGTGTAGTGGAAATATTTATATTGTTGTTTTTATTCATCACAGTTTATGTTTTTTATCATGATTATTATTAAGTAAAGATTGAAAAGAATAATATTTGAATTGACAATATAGCCCTAACAAAGTAATCAAACCTATTATGCTTAAAACGATCCAAGGTAATTGCATAAAGTTTTGTTCTTTTCCAATATCATACAACCATCCGCTGCCACTATATCCTACAGTACCTCCTAAAGCTAGACTTAATTTGCTAAAACCTATATAACTGCTACGTGCCTTATAGTCTGTTAGTAACGCCCCTAAAGTTTCTCTTGCAGGTTCAGCGATAATAGATCCTATGTAAAATAAACTAATTAGAACCAATAAAGTATTTAAATTTTTGACTGATCCAATAGGAAATAAACTGATTATCATAGTTATTAGTCCTACCATCAAGCGTGTTTCTAGTTTAAAATATTTTTCGCTCCACCAAGTTATAGGCATGATTAACAATAAAGATAAAATTGCTTCTATGATATACATCCATTTGATGTATGATAATTGACCGGATACTTCATGAATGCGAATAGGTAACATTAACATAACTTGAGCTGATAGAATATAGTAACCAGTTAGAGTAAAAACATAAATTACAAATCGTTGATTATTGAGTACTTTTTTTATTCCTTCTAATAATGAAGCATGAGAACTAGAAATTTTATATGCAGGTAATCTCCAAGCGTTAAAAATTCCGGCAATAAAAAATAATATTGCTCCAGTAAAGCATACTAATTGAAAATTATATTG
This sequence is a window from Blochmannia endosymbiont of Camponotus sp. C-003. Protein-coding genes within it:
- the gutQ gene encoding arabinose-5-phosphate isomerase GutQ, whose protein sequence is MVIINDALLLGYAKETLEIEINEAQRMLDRLDESIVLACRILLNCTGKVAVSGIGKSGHIGKKIAASLASTGTPAFFVHPAEALHGDLGMIGTQDVVMFISYSGRSCEIITLMPLLADSGIPVIAFTGDVSSPLAKGATCVLNIKIQREACPMELSPTSSAVNTLMMGDALTMALMRHRGFSLEQFARSHPGGRLGAQLLNCVHHLMRTGEQISKVFLKVTVMDAMFELSRTGLGLTAVCDNHNCVTGVFTDGDLRRWMVQGKSLDAPVDIAMTKPGYRIPREWRASVALKALHHRKITAAPVVDKLGRLVGSINMHDLHQAGIE
- the mdtH gene encoding multidrug efflux MFS transporter MdtH; protein product: MYTISQARRLGKYFLIIDNMFVVVGFYVVFPLISIYFVEQLGWGAFLVGFALGLRQFIQQGLGILSGAFADKLGAKPMIVSGLFIRTLGFIIMSIANTPMLLCLSCVLSALGGTLFDPPRTALVIKLVRPWELGRFYSVLMLEDSMCAIIGIVLGTWLLQYNFQLVCFTGAILFFIAGIFNAWRLPAYKISSSHASLLEGIKKVLNNQRFVIYVFTLTGYYILSAQVMLMLPIRIHEVSGQLSYIKWMYIIEAILSLLLIMPITWWSEKYFKLETRLMVGLITMIISLFPIGSVKNLNTLLVLISLFYIGSIIAEPARETLGALLTDYKARSSYIGFSKLSLALGGTVGYSGSGWLYDIGKEQNFMQLPWIVLSIIGLITLLGLYCQFKYYSFQSLLNNNHDKKHKL